The genomic region CTGTCAGGTTGCATGTGGGGGATCGCCCACTTCTCTGCCTCCCCGGTCAGCCGGGACACAAGGAACGCCACTCGTTCGGCCTCACCTGGGAAGCGGGAGGCCTGGAAGATCATGAACCTGTCCATTTGCATCAAGAACCCTGCCAGCTGGCCGGGGTCTCCAGAAAAGGGCTCGGGCAGAGAGGTGGGAGGCGTGGTCATTGGTCGGGTCCCGTTGGAGGTAATTGCGGAGATGGGCGGGGTGATCTGCAGCGCCCCCGGAATCCGGGCCCTGGTGCGTAACAAGGTCAGCTCTGCCATCACGCTCTCCAGCATGTTGGTGAGATTGGCCTTCTCTGCCCGCAGGGTAGAGGCCTCCCGCCTCAGCGCGGAGTTGGTGAGGCGCAGGGAGGTCAGGGTGTCGATGACGTCATCCATTTGGGCATTGGTAGATGCTGCCGAGGCCGGGCTTTCAGCTTTTGATGTCTGGGGTTGGACCATGTCGGCCAGAGGTCAGCCAAAGGCTGAGACGGgtgggctgggagaagggggtgTGGGTAACCCAGAACCTGAGCACCTGTGATGCTAAAATTGGGTGGACCCCGACAGGAATCAGGGAAAGGGCGGGGTTCAACACTCGGAGCGGCTGAGAAGGCCAAACCAGAAGGCAGGGCAGACGGAGCCGAGGGCCGAGCGCGGCCGGGCCAGGCAGGTGCGGCAGGCCCTGGGGGACGCCGATTCCGGAGGCGGCTCTTTTAACGCAGACCTCACCAGGCCAAGGCGGGCTGCACAGGGGGGTGGATTGTTCTGGGCCCTGAAGGAGGAAAAGATGTTTTCAGAAACGTGTGGACTGCGTAGAAAGGGGTGGAAGGGAaggccgcggggggggggggagggcggaaAGCGCGTGGGCAGGAGCGCCCGGGCCCGAAGCCCCCTCCCCGCGCGGGGCCCGGCGCCCACCTTGCGCAGAACAAAGGGCGGATGCACCTGCGGCGGCGCGGGGGCCCGGGACGGGCGGCGGGCGCGTACCTGGGTCTCCGCGGCTTCTTCCGCGGCTCCGTCTGCCGCGCCGGCCGCGACCAAGATGGCCCGATCGGGGGACGCGGGCGGGCCGATGAGTCACGGCGGCAGCGGCCCGCGGAACTGCTTCCCGGTCAGGTCAGGccggggcggcggcgggaggcGGGCGCGGGCGGCCTCGGGCGGGAGCACGagcgggggccggggccggggccggggtcgCAGCGGAGGGAGGGCGGGTCGCGGGCGGCCGGGgtgcgggcggggcgggcgcggcggcggaggcggtggcggcggcgggcgggcctCGCGCGGGCCCCGCTGGTTGCCATGGAGACAGCCCGCTCCCGCgtgcgcggcggcggcggccgaagCCCCGCCCCGGAAATGGCGCACGCAGCCCCGCCTCCCAGGACTACCGCTCCGCGTCTTTCTGCAGCAGCCAATCAGTGATGTCCGGGGCTGCTGTTATGTTATTATTAGGATAGATGCCTTCCtgtttttgtaattctttctAAGGTTACGAGCGAGGCTCTTTTTGTATATgttgtaattatatttttttaatgaaacatgcTTTTCATATTGTAACTTGAATGCAAATTcaatataatacatattcattgtaGCAAATTTTGATGCCACGGAAGTCTTGTAAAAACAGTGTATCACTCAAAAATCCCTCcacctgaagaaaacaaatagtaatatTTTTGTGGTTCCACCCAgtcatttttctttgatatattctatttcaaaatattaatttttgtacTTTATGAACTATTTTGTAACCTTAAAAGCACACTGAATTTTGAGCATTTTCCCattaaagatatttcaaaagCATGACTTTTCAGTTATTGCCTAGAGTTCCACTGAAAGCGCATACCATGCCCCTTTTGATGGATCTCTATCTTATTTCCTTGGGGAAGTTCTATAAACCTTTCTGGTATATAAATCCCAGACTTTCCTCTGCCAAGTTCTCCAGGGTAATAGCCAAAGAGTGAAATTACCAGGCCAAAGAGCATGAAGATCTGGATGCTTTTCCTGCCTG from Halichoerus grypus chromosome 6, mHalGry1.hap1.1, whole genome shotgun sequence harbors:
- the RTL6 gene encoding retrotransposon Gag-like protein 6, with translation MVQPQTSKAESPASAASTNAQMDDVIDTLTSLRLTNSALRREASTLRAEKANLTNMLESVMAELTLLRTRARIPGALQITPPISAITSNGTRPMTTPPTSLPEPFSGDPGQLAGFLMQMDRFMIFQASRFPGEAERVAFLVSRLTGEAEKWAIPHMQPDSPLRNNYQGFLAELRRTYKSPLRHARRAQIRKTSASNRAVRERQMLCRQLAATGTGPCPVHPASSGTSPAPALPTRARNL